Proteins from one Leptonema illini DSM 21528 genomic window:
- a CDS encoding nitric oxide reductase activation protein NorD, with amino-acid sequence MSWDEWIFRRLWKSFVKEKEAPGLYRVDEALRRWHSFCSLSASQKLRVLTTEDVPGRSSTTVYLPRLVHVFEDREMNEKALMLKAFFLSFSDGGASDTSTTGTTTVSSQERLAGIRSRYAGFADQYDECLDAASSPEAKKAFEDWMLLCNLREDSEAERRDGGDSSNDERPDTQIEIEAADDVVVHQLDKKAIQDYTLNHSFEKIDTIEEFNGNWRQTDESDELEEHLDAVKELKLRDLVRVDEQARSMLSADIRLDLMTGESKESVDGKRFAVPYPEWDARSRSYKEEWCHVYPSHFTLSSPGYYATVCDENAADLARLKRKYRQIQNDRETVRRMPDGEEIDLEAAILAHVDRRAGLSPDGRLYRSKRKCRRELSILILIDHSLSTDSYMNGHHILSVARQAVTLTSTVFAEAATRFQIDAFFSHTRNQIEYSTIKSFRENWQSCADRIGSIEAKGYTRIGPAIRHATSLLEQEKSRHRWILLLSDARPNDYDRYEGRHGIADVKQSIREARSKNIRLHAFSLDSQARHYLPEMFGAGGYSVIPHPERMIDVMTDFYLKLVG; translated from the coding sequence ATGAGCTGGGATGAGTGGATCTTTCGAAGGCTCTGGAAGAGCTTCGTAAAAGAAAAAGAGGCGCCCGGACTTTATCGCGTCGACGAGGCACTGCGTCGCTGGCATAGCTTCTGCTCGCTTTCGGCCTCGCAAAAGCTACGGGTTCTTACGACCGAAGACGTGCCCGGACGATCTTCAACGACCGTATACCTGCCGCGTCTGGTCCATGTCTTTGAAGACAGAGAAATGAACGAGAAGGCGCTGATGCTGAAGGCCTTCTTTCTGTCATTCTCGGATGGTGGGGCATCCGATACCTCGACCACTGGCACGACGACAGTCTCTTCTCAGGAGCGGCTTGCTGGCATTCGCAGCCGTTACGCCGGCTTCGCAGACCAGTACGACGAGTGCCTCGACGCCGCAAGTTCTCCAGAGGCAAAGAAGGCCTTCGAAGACTGGATGCTGCTCTGTAACCTGCGTGAAGACAGCGAAGCGGAGCGCAGAGACGGAGGTGACTCCTCGAACGACGAACGCCCCGATACGCAGATTGAAATCGAGGCTGCCGACGATGTCGTCGTGCATCAGCTTGATAAAAAGGCCATACAGGATTATACGCTCAATCATAGCTTCGAGAAGATCGATACGATCGAGGAGTTCAACGGGAACTGGCGTCAGACCGATGAATCCGACGAGCTGGAGGAGCATCTTGACGCCGTGAAAGAACTGAAACTGCGTGATCTCGTTCGCGTGGATGAGCAGGCCCGCTCCATGCTCTCTGCCGACATCCGACTCGATCTTATGACTGGAGAATCAAAGGAGTCGGTCGACGGGAAACGCTTCGCCGTTCCCTACCCGGAGTGGGATGCACGCAGTCGCTCCTATAAAGAAGAGTGGTGCCATGTTTATCCGTCGCACTTCACGCTAAGCTCACCGGGATACTACGCGACCGTCTGCGACGAGAATGCCGCCGACCTTGCCCGGCTGAAACGCAAGTACAGACAGATTCAGAACGACAGAGAAACGGTGCGTCGTATGCCGGACGGCGAAGAGATCGATCTTGAGGCGGCCATTCTTGCTCATGTCGATCGACGCGCAGGATTATCGCCGGATGGACGGCTCTATCGTTCAAAACGGAAGTGCCGACGGGAGTTATCCATCCTCATCCTCATCGATCACAGTCTCTCGACAGATTCTTACATGAACGGCCATCATATTTTAAGCGTCGCCCGACAGGCCGTCACTCTCACATCGACCGTCTTTGCCGAGGCGGCGACGCGGTTTCAAATTGATGCCTTCTTTTCGCACACACGCAACCAGATCGAATACAGTACGATTAAGTCCTTTCGCGAGAACTGGCAGAGCTGCGCGGACCGCATCGGTTCTATTGAGGCGAAAGGTTATACTCGCATCGGTCCGGCAATACGCCATGCGACCTCTCTTCTCGAACAGGAGAAGAGCAGGCATAGATGGATTCTGCTTCTCTCCGATGCTCGTCCGAATGATTACGATCGATACGAAGGCCGGCATGGTATCGCCGACGTGAAGCAATCGATTCGAGAGGCAAGATCAAAGAACATCCGCCTGCATGCCTTCAGTCTCGACAGTCAGGCACGCCACTATCTTCCCGAGATGTTCGGAGCGGGAGGCTACAGCGTCATCCCTCATCCGGAACGCATGATTGACGTGATGACGGATTTTTATCTCAAGCTGGTTGGTTGA
- a CDS encoding cytochrome c oxidase subunit 3 — protein MENTRTLSSPPGGLALWIFITLELLTFAGFFLAYALVRNENPALFHESSQHLIPNFAMAHTLLLITGSFLAARALRLERTKASQSFLLAALCGGIFLILKIVEYGVDISAGFTTTTNLFFFSYYFLTFAHFLHVILGVVFLVIASRRLLSDHPERHLIANSAASYWHLVDLIWLILFPLFYVTG, from the coding sequence GTGGAAAATACACGCACCCTGTCGAGCCCTCCGGGAGGCCTGGCCCTCTGGATCTTCATCACGCTCGAACTGCTCACCTTCGCCGGTTTCTTTCTTGCCTACGCGCTTGTGCGAAACGAAAACCCGGCACTCTTTCATGAATCGTCGCAGCACCTCATCCCTAATTTTGCGATGGCGCATACCCTGCTCTTGATTACGGGAAGCTTTCTTGCAGCGCGAGCCCTGCGGCTTGAACGGACGAAAGCCTCGCAGTCCTTTCTGCTGGCCGCCCTCTGTGGTGGGATCTTTCTGATTCTTAAGATCGTTGAATATGGCGTCGATATTTCAGCCGGATTCACGACGACGACTAACCTTTTCTTTTTCTCGTATTACTTCCTGACGTTTGCTCACTTTCTGCACGTCATCCTTGGAGTCGTATTCCTCGTCATCGCATCAAGACGCCTGCTTTCCGATCATCCGGAGCGGCATCTGATCGCAAACTCGGCCGCCTCATACTGGCATCTTGTCGATCTGATCTGGCTGATTCTGTTTCCGCTATTCTATGTAACAGGTTAA
- a CDS encoding SpoIIE family protein phosphatase: MEGHSSLDSINLRAWLIRVLVASLLLLGTSLAGFSEERISANQIALSYAFEDSSALHGPGGPSNRASAEATLDEAIRVDRILPETDAFQATSEHELNFGFDNRTLWVRLVVSNPTDKQADLYLDIDFPPLDEVIFYETENDLILRTLVSGDMLVMSERPIRDRNHIFPFSVPAHGERQLYLRFQTTSVLAILPAVLTPEQFRIKSNEQNLVFGFFYGMVLIMVAYSLGQFLILRDRIFALYALYIFSLGFFLFVYNGFAFLYLFPESTFLTNRLNPAFLGFSIFFAILFSSEYLQLRQRQRTMWSIQTGLAIVAALGVVLSFIIPYRMISFSLNVFLLFTLAVLMVSTYRNIRAGSRMAWFYLLSFSGFLISGVVVVLSNLAVFDKSVSTIYSIQAAAAIEMVILALGVSYRYRRIREEKDRLALANEISSRRLDALNTELDTARRIQSALLPEKPPLIEGLKIVSEYEPSGKLGGDYFDFFAGAGDGKADGISGHNGEVGILIADVTGHGTPAALFASLVRYTFQTYRPFMKDPSGLLEWMNRTIYGRLGDHFLTAGYLYIDSQRHMMRYGSCGHPALLHLKADGTLVRVKGRGRAMGLIDETRPETLTSTIEKGDRLLLYTDGLEEVIEVCSKREPAIPSELDEFLISRRQDTMDELVDYMRALVIANRTGKAAIEDDITWILIEVEK, translated from the coding sequence ATGGAAGGCCATAGCAGCTTAGACAGTATAAACCTGAGGGCCTGGCTTATTCGCGTCCTTGTGGCCAGCCTTCTTCTTCTCGGTACGTCGCTTGCGGGCTTTTCAGAAGAGAGGATTTCTGCGAATCAGATCGCGTTATCCTATGCCTTTGAAGATAGCAGCGCTCTGCATGGACCTGGAGGCCCGAGCAATAGAGCATCCGCAGAAGCAACTCTGGATGAAGCCATTCGAGTGGATAGGATTCTGCCAGAAACGGACGCCTTTCAGGCGACGTCCGAACATGAGCTGAACTTCGGTTTCGACAACCGTACGCTGTGGGTCAGGTTAGTCGTAAGCAATCCGACCGATAAGCAGGCCGATCTCTATCTTGATATCGATTTTCCGCCGCTTGATGAAGTGATTTTTTACGAGACCGAGAATGACCTCATCTTACGAACCCTCGTATCAGGCGATATGCTCGTCATGTCAGAAAGGCCGATTCGCGATCGCAATCATATTTTTCCGTTCAGCGTACCCGCTCACGGCGAAAGGCAGCTCTACCTGCGCTTTCAAACGACCAGCGTGCTTGCCATTCTTCCCGCCGTTCTCACGCCCGAGCAATTCCGTATCAAATCGAACGAACAGAATCTCGTCTTCGGTTTCTTCTATGGCATGGTTCTTATCATGGTCGCCTATAGCCTCGGCCAGTTCTTGATTCTGCGAGATCGCATCTTTGCCCTCTATGCCCTCTATATCTTTTCGCTTGGGTTCTTTCTCTTTGTGTATAACGGCTTCGCCTTTCTCTATCTCTTTCCCGAATCGACATTTCTGACCAATCGCCTGAACCCGGCCTTCCTTGGTTTCTCCATCTTTTTTGCCATCCTCTTCTCAAGCGAGTATCTTCAACTGCGTCAGCGGCAGCGCACGATGTGGTCGATCCAGACAGGCCTGGCGATCGTTGCCGCCCTCGGCGTCGTGCTTTCCTTTATCATCCCCTACCGCATGATATCTTTTTCTCTGAACGTCTTTCTGCTTTTCACGCTGGCCGTGCTCATGGTCTCGACGTATCGTAACATTCGAGCAGGAAGCCGGATGGCCTGGTTCTATCTGCTTTCTTTCTCGGGGTTCCTCATCTCGGGCGTCGTCGTCGTTTTAAGTAACCTGGCCGTCTTCGATAAATCAGTCAGCACGATCTATTCTATACAGGCAGCGGCGGCGATTGAAATGGTTATCCTTGCCCTTGGCGTATCGTACCGCTACAGGCGAATTCGAGAGGAAAAAGACAGGCTTGCTCTCGCGAACGAAATAAGCTCCCGCCGTCTCGACGCACTCAATACGGAGCTCGACACCGCCCGTCGCATCCAGTCGGCGCTGCTTCCCGAAAAACCCCCGCTTATCGAAGGACTGAAGATCGTCTCGGAATATGAGCCGAGCGGCAAACTCGGCGGCGATTACTTCGATTTTTTCGCCGGAGCGGGCGATGGAAAGGCCGATGGAATAAGCGGCCATAACGGCGAGGTCGGTATCTTAATCGCCGACGTAACGGGGCACGGAACGCCGGCCGCTCTTTTCGCCTCCCTCGTGCGTTATACGTTTCAGACCTATCGACCTTTTATGAAAGATCCGTCAGGGCTTCTCGAATGGATGAACCGCACGATCTATGGACGACTGGGCGACCACTTCCTTACGGCCGGCTATCTGTATATCGATTCGCAGAGACACATGATGCGCTACGGATCGTGCGGCCATCCGGCGCTTCTGCATTTGAAGGCAGATGGGACGCTTGTCAGGGTGAAGGGTCGGGGGAGGGCGATGGGCCTGATCGACGAGACACGCCCCGAGACGCTCACTTCAACGATTGAAAAAGGCGATCGTCTGCTTCTTTATACTGACGGCCTTGAAGAGGTCATAGAGGTCTGTTCAAAACGAGAGCCGGCCATCCCCTCTGAGCTGGATGAGTTCCTGATCAGCCGGCGTCAGGACACGATGGATGAGCTGGTCGACTATATGCGCGCCCTTGTCATAGCGAACCGGACCGGCAAGGCGGCCATAGAGGACGATATTACGTGGATTCTAATCGAAGTTGAGAAATAG
- a CDS encoding cytochrome C oxidase subunit IV family protein, with amino-acid sequence MKEFIIYIVLLLLSATIFLLPHLALPVAIAAGALTFVKSVLITDNYMHLRTAHPLWRFGMILYMGLVTGMLSYLLQ; translated from the coding sequence ATGAAAGAATTTATCATATACATCGTGCTCTTACTCCTCTCGGCAACGATCTTCCTGCTGCCGCATCTTGCGCTGCCCGTTGCCATCGCCGCCGGAGCGCTCACCTTCGTGAAGTCCGTCCTTATCACGGATAACTATATGCATCTTCGAACCGCCCATCCCCTATGGCGATTCGGAATGATCCTTTACATGGGACTTGTGACCGGTATGCTCAGTTATTTGCTGCAATAA
- a CDS encoding YoaK family protein, whose amino-acid sequence MNKTIPESARPEARLPQILLPGAFFLSFTAGFINVVSFLGLFHQAISHTTGNVTRLAASVASGKYAEAQTFVLIVLCFMIGASVSGYITHDSQFKPGRRYGVLLMIESAFIIAAASLLLQNSVYGEYLLSMACGLQNAMATSYSGAVVRTTHMTGIITDLGILIGQMLRNRKVPLLRFSLFSILLLGFLSGGSIGQVFFQRMGFFALYAPALWLFIAGLIYFLLRIFRWKAIAA is encoded by the coding sequence ATGAATAAGACGATTCCCGAATCGGCCAGACCTGAGGCACGTTTGCCTCAGATCCTGCTTCCAGGCGCCTTCTTTCTCAGTTTTACGGCGGGCTTTATCAACGTCGTCAGCTTCCTCGGTCTCTTTCATCAGGCGATCAGTCACACGACGGGTAACGTTACACGGCTTGCTGCAAGCGTCGCCTCGGGAAAATACGCCGAGGCGCAGACGTTCGTTCTTATCGTACTCTGCTTTATGATCGGAGCCTCGGTGTCGGGCTATATCACGCATGATTCGCAATTCAAGCCAGGCCGGCGTTACGGTGTTCTGCTCATGATTGAATCGGCGTTTATCATCGCTGCCGCCTCTCTTCTGCTGCAGAATTCGGTTTATGGAGAATACCTGCTTTCGATGGCCTGTGGACTTCAAAACGCAATGGCCACTTCTTACAGTGGTGCGGTTGTACGCACGACTCATATGACGGGTATCATCACCGATCTTGGAATCTTAATCGGCCAGATGCTCCGCAATCGAAAGGTTCCTCTGTTACGGTTTTCACTCTTCTCAATACTTCTGCTTGGCTTTCTTTCTGGCGGGAGCATCGGTCAGGTGTTCTTTCAGCGCATGGGATTTTTCGCTCTCTATGCTCCGGCATTGTGGCTGTTTATCGCCGGATTGATTTACTTTCTTCTGCGGATTTTCAGATGGAAGGCCATAGCAGCTTAG
- a CDS encoding CbbQ/NirQ/NorQ/GpvN family protein, with translation MSKIHTVAAEKGTVPYYRPRAAEVDVFLHAAERHLPVLLKGPTGTGKSRFVEHMAARLERTLYTVSCHEETSAVDLIGRYLLLGDETIWQDGPMTRAVREGAILYLDEVAEARPDVIVAIHSLTDHRRELYIDRRNERLKAADGFMLVASFNPDYQSGNRELKPSTRQRFIGMSFDYPDQSVEAEIVRTETGAEPALCDKLVQLAANIRSAILPGLQETVSTRLLVDAAALAASGIPPRLACTVAITEPLTDDRQTAAALNDMIALLF, from the coding sequence GTGAGTAAGATTCACACAGTCGCCGCTGAAAAGGGGACGGTACCTTACTACCGTCCTCGCGCAGCGGAGGTCGATGTCTTTCTGCATGCAGCAGAAAGGCATCTGCCTGTTCTGTTAAAAGGACCGACGGGAACGGGCAAGTCCAGATTCGTCGAGCATATGGCGGCTCGCCTTGAGCGCACTCTTTACACCGTTTCCTGTCACGAAGAGACTTCGGCCGTCGACCTGATCGGGCGTTATCTTCTTCTTGGTGATGAAACGATCTGGCAGGACGGACCGATGACCAGGGCCGTACGTGAAGGGGCGATCCTCTATCTTGATGAAGTCGCCGAGGCCAGGCCCGACGTGATCGTCGCCATTCATTCGTTAACCGACCATCGCCGCGAGCTTTACATCGACCGCCGTAACGAACGCCTGAAGGCCGCGGACGGTTTTATGCTGGTAGCATCTTTCAATCCGGATTATCAGAGCGGTAACCGTGAGCTCAAGCCCTCGACAAGGCAGCGCTTTATCGGCATGAGTTTCGATTACCCCGATCAGTCCGTCGAAGCCGAGATCGTGCGAACCGAAACGGGAGCAGAGCCGGCGCTTTGCGATAAACTCGTTCAACTTGCCGCAAACATCCGTAGCGCAATACTTCCCGGGCTTCAGGAAACGGTATCAACACGCCTTCTTGTCGACGCCGCCGCGCTTGCCGCATCGGGCATCCCCCCGCGTCTTGCATGCACTGTGGCTATCACCGAGCCGCTCACCGACGACCGTCAGACGGCGGCCGCATTGAACGACATGATTGCTCTTCTCTTTTAA
- a CDS encoding cbb3-type cytochrome c oxidase subunit I gives MKFRSQKLAYWFFATCMLLFALQLVYGFVMGFARIGMDGLHEFIPFNTARATHTNLLVVWLLTGFMGAAYFIIPEESDREIYSEKLGWIQLISLVVVGVVAIAGFHLNWWEGRKFLEIPRPLDFLVVVNVLAFLFNIGMTVWKGNRYTTTSLVLFFGLFSAALLYLPGMIYFHNQTLDSYFRWWVVHLWVEGVWELIMGSLLAYLLIKLTGVDREVIEKWLYVIVGLTFLSGILGTGHHYYYIGTPSYWLWIGGIFSALEPLAFLGMALFAIAMYRRAGRSHPNKVALYWTIGCAIMSFVGAGFLGFAHTLPQVNLYTHGTLVTAMHGHLAFWGAYAMIVLAVISYAQPLMTGRKLWNNMTGLLAFWTSNIGMTSMTGAFAVAGIAQVYLERRLGMDFLAVQEEIEIHFVGLILAASLFSVGIILYIYNFIKFGLPSDEMIGVSDEKMTAGAGRE, from the coding sequence ATGAAATTTCGATCACAGAAACTCGCGTACTGGTTCTTCGCAACCTGTATGCTGCTCTTTGCGCTGCAGCTCGTCTACGGCTTCGTCATGGGCTTCGCCCGGATCGGTATGGACGGACTGCATGAATTCATTCCGTTTAATACGGCTCGCGCCACACATACGAACCTGCTCGTCGTCTGGCTCTTAACGGGATTTATGGGCGCCGCCTATTTCATCATCCCCGAAGAAAGCGACCGCGAGATCTACTCCGAAAAACTCGGATGGATTCAGCTCATCAGCCTCGTCGTCGTAGGCGTCGTCGCCATTGCCGGTTTTCATCTGAACTGGTGGGAAGGCCGCAAATTCCTTGAAATTCCCCGTCCGCTCGACTTTCTCGTCGTGGTTAACGTTCTGGCCTTCCTCTTTAACATCGGAATGACGGTGTGGAAGGGCAACCGCTACACGACGACGTCGCTCGTTCTGTTCTTCGGACTTTTCTCGGCCGCACTGCTTTACCTTCCCGGTATGATCTACTTCCATAACCAGACTCTCGATTCTTATTTCAGATGGTGGGTTGTGCATCTGTGGGTGGAAGGCGTATGGGAGCTCATCATGGGATCGCTGCTCGCCTATCTGCTGATCAAGCTGACCGGTGTGGACCGTGAAGTAATTGAAAAGTGGCTTTATGTGATCGTCGGGTTAACTTTTCTCTCGGGAATTCTTGGAACAGGGCACCACTACTATTACATCGGAACTCCGAGCTACTGGCTGTGGATCGGCGGTATTTTCTCCGCTCTCGAACCGCTTGCATTTCTCGGAATGGCGCTTTTCGCGATCGCCATGTATCGTCGTGCCGGACGCAGCCATCCGAACAAGGTCGCCCTCTACTGGACGATCGGCTGCGCTATCATGTCCTTCGTCGGTGCGGGATTCCTCGGTTTCGCTCATACGCTGCCTCAGGTTAACCTGTATACACACGGAACGCTTGTGACGGCCATGCACGGCCACCTCGCTTTCTGGGGAGCCTATGCGATGATCGTGCTTGCCGTGATCTCCTATGCTCAGCCGCTTATGACGGGTCGCAAGCTCTGGAACAACATGACGGGCCTGCTCGCCTTCTGGACGTCTAATATCGGAATGACGAGTATGACGGGCGCCTTTGCCGTCGCCGGTATCGCGCAGGTGTATCTTGAGCGCCGTCTTGGTATGGACTTCCTCGCCGTTCAGGAAGAGATCGAGATTCATTTTGTCGGTCTTATCCTGGCAGCGTCGCTTTTTTCGGTCGGTATTATTCTCTACATCTACAACTTCATCAAGTTCGGACTTCCGAGCGACGAGATGATCGGCGTAAGTGATGAGAAGATGACCGCCGGAGCGGGTCGTGAGTAA
- a CDS encoding alpha-glucosidase, with protein MRTLRILTTLSVLAFLSFCSSPRPDRLIEADVMRTLPSPHTWSAGRFTLERSVTEQGPVYRWKDGDRILAESLPGHAFLTGGRGKEKVEESRGSFSIEDETLLDCRGQVVESVVASGPEMLVRGSLVCEDESRIAYQFHFKEVSDHALRFDFRLFSPELNRLQLNLSSVTDEAFFGFGEQFTYFNLKGRQLPILVQEQGIGRGTQPITAGANLTAGAGGDWHTSYAGVPHFISSRMRSLFLENREYSIFDMTEEDLVRIEVFSNRMTGRLLSGSDPAELVERYTEYSGRMKALPDWIHSGAIIGMQGGTDEVRKRLKELDSYNTPMAAFWLQDWVGQRTTSFGRQLWWNWELDRDRYPEWDELNAELRSKNIRVMTYVNPFFADVASLKSNLRRNLFAEAEKNGYLVRKADGEPYLILNTDFHAGLLDLTNPAARRWMKDVIKEEVLSRGASGYMADFGEALPFDAKLFSGEPASSFHNRYPEQWAALNREAAEEWKKSHANEDVVFFVRSAFTQSPEQARLFWLGDQLVSWDEYDGIKTAVTGLLSSGLSGFSINHSDIGGYTTITHPLRDYHRSKELFMRWTEMAAFQAVFRTHEGNRPDVNHQFHSDDETLLHFSRFARIYAALFSYRKTLFAEAEQHGWPVVRPLWFHYSDDPAVYGIRYESFLLGRDILVAPVLDKGVAELSVYLPAGQWIHLWTEKAFEGKRTHSVQAPIGQPAIFIRAERADLIAALRRAAVQSESHE; from the coding sequence TTGCGCACTTTACGAATCCTTACGACCCTTTCCGTTCTCGCCTTCCTGTCCTTTTGTTCCTCTCCCCGTCCCGATCGGCTGATTGAGGCCGATGTCATGCGCACGCTTCCTTCGCCGCATACATGGTCGGCCGGCCGTTTTACTCTTGAGCGATCGGTGACAGAGCAAGGCCCCGTCTACCGCTGGAAAGACGGCGATCGCATCCTTGCCGAGTCCCTGCCCGGTCATGCCTTCCTGACCGGAGGCCGCGGCAAAGAAAAGGTCGAGGAATCACGCGGATCTTTCTCAATTGAAGACGAAACGCTTCTGGATTGCCGCGGGCAGGTGGTCGAAAGCGTGGTCGCCTCTGGCCCCGAGATGCTTGTTCGCGGCAGCCTTGTCTGCGAGGACGAGAGCCGTATCGCCTATCAGTTTCATTTTAAAGAGGTGTCAGATCACGCTCTGCGCTTCGACTTTCGTCTCTTCTCTCCTGAGCTGAACCGTCTGCAGCTGAACCTATCCTCAGTTACAGACGAGGCCTTCTTCGGATTCGGCGAGCAGTTCACTTACTTCAATCTGAAAGGTCGCCAACTGCCCATCCTCGTACAGGAGCAGGGCATCGGTCGCGGAACACAGCCCATCACCGCGGGGGCTAACCTCACGGCAGGAGCGGGCGGAGACTGGCATACGAGTTACGCCGGCGTCCCGCACTTTATAAGCAGTCGTATGCGCTCCCTCTTTCTTGAAAATCGAGAGTATTCCATCTTTGATATGACCGAAGAGGATCTCGTTCGCATCGAGGTTTTCAGCAATCGGATGACCGGACGCTTGCTATCGGGCTCTGATCCCGCGGAGCTGGTCGAGCGTTATACAGAGTATTCGGGCCGCATGAAGGCGCTACCCGACTGGATTCACAGTGGAGCTATCATCGGTATGCAGGGCGGCACCGACGAAGTCAGAAAACGGCTGAAAGAACTCGACTCGTATAATACTCCGATGGCCGCTTTCTGGCTTCAGGACTGGGTGGGACAGCGCACGACAAGCTTCGGGCGACAGCTCTGGTGGAACTGGGAGCTCGACCGGGATCGTTATCCGGAGTGGGATGAGTTAAATGCCGAGCTGCGTTCAAAGAACATACGCGTGATGACCTACGTGAATCCTTTTTTTGCCGATGTGGCGTCACTCAAAAGTAATCTACGCCGCAATCTCTTTGCGGAGGCCGAGAAAAACGGCTACCTCGTGAGAAAGGCCGACGGCGAACCGTATCTGATCCTCAATACCGATTTTCATGCCGGCCTGCTTGATCTGACGAACCCCGCCGCGCGCCGCTGGATGAAAGACGTCATCAAAGAAGAAGTTCTCTCCCGCGGAGCTTCTGGTTATATGGCCGATTTCGGCGAGGCTCTTCCCTTTGACGCGAAACTCTTTTCGGGCGAGCCGGCTTCTTCGTTTCACAATCGTTATCCAGAGCAGTGGGCCGCTCTAAATCGCGAGGCAGCCGAAGAATGGAAGAAGTCGCATGCGAACGAGGACGTCGTTTTCTTTGTGCGATCTGCCTTCACGCAGAGTCCGGAACAGGCCCGGCTGTTCTGGCTGGGTGACCAGCTTGTCAGCTGGGATGAATACGACGGCATTAAGACGGCCGTAACGGGACTTCTTTCAAGCGGCCTTTCGGGATTCAGCATCAATCACTCCGACATCGGAGGTTATACGACGATCACGCATCCGCTGCGCGATTATCATCGCTCGAAAGAGCTCTTTATGCGCTGGACAGAGATGGCCGCCTTTCAGGCCGTCTTTCGCACCCATGAAGGCAATCGACCCGACGTGAACCATCAGTTTCACAGCGACGACGAGACGCTTCTGCATTTCTCACGATTCGCTCGCATCTACGCCGCTCTTTTCTCTTATAGAAAGACGCTGTTCGCCGAAGCGGAGCAGCACGGTTGGCCTGTCGTTCGTCCGCTATGGTTTCATTACTCCGATGATCCGGCCGTGTATGGCATTCGCTATGAGAGCTTTCTTCTCGGTCGTGATATTCTCGTAGCGCCCGTACTGGATAAGGGAGTTGCCGAGCTTTCGGTATATCTGCCGGCCGGGCAATGGATTCATCTGTGGACAGAGAAGGCTTTCGAGGGAAAACGAACGCACAGCGTACAGGCGCCCATCGGCCAGCCCGCCATCTTTATTCGCGCCGAACGTGCCGATCTGATTGCAGCACTTCGCAGGGCCGCCGTCCAGAGCGAATCCCATGAATAA
- a CDS encoding c-type cytochrome, which yields MLTKSQARWFFLGGTALFAALFIGLTFDTLARVPAQTRAENLTEPVKRGKLIFDQNNCMGCHTILGEGAYYAPELTRVMERRDPEWIRVFIKDPEAMYPGRRKMVKYDFTDEQIDDLIAFFTWTGKMDLNGFPPKPTIKVAQAEQATAQNSAAEPAVFQSLCKSCHALGGKGGTVGPALDGVGKKYDTAYLTKWLSDPQSVKPGTAMPKLPLSPEQLTELSEFLSALK from the coding sequence ATGCTTACAAAATCACAGGCTCGATGGTTTTTCCTTGGTGGGACGGCGCTTTTTGCGGCGCTCTTTATTGGTCTGACGTTTGACACGCTGGCCCGCGTTCCGGCGCAGACCCGTGCTGAGAACCTGACCGAACCCGTAAAAAGGGGAAAGCTGATCTTCGATCAGAACAACTGTATGGGATGCCACACCATTCTCGGCGAAGGAGCGTACTATGCGCCCGAACTGACCAGGGTGATGGAACGCCGCGATCCGGAATGGATTCGGGTCTTCATCAAAGATCCGGAGGCCATGTACCCCGGCCGCCGTAAGATGGTGAAGTATGACTTCACTGACGAGCAGATCGACGATCTGATCGCCTTCTTCACATGGACAGGCAAGATGGATCTGAACGGATTCCCGCCTAAACCGACGATTAAGGTCGCCCAGGCCGAACAGGCCACGGCTCAGAACTCCGCCGCCGAACCGGCTGTTTTTCAGTCTCTCTGCAAATCCTGCCATGCTCTGGGCGGAAAAGGCGGCACGGTCGGACCGGCCCTTGACGGCGTCGGTAAGAAATACGATACCGCTTATCTTACAAAATGGCTTTCGGACCCTCAATCGGTTAAACCCGGCACGGCCATGCCGAAGCTTCCGCTCAGCCCTGAACAGCTGACAGAGCTCTCCGAATTCCTTTCTGCTCTGAAATGA